In Bacillus sp. DX3.1, the following proteins share a genomic window:
- a CDS encoding acetoin utilization AcuB family protein has protein sequence MIVEEIMNQDVIALHPDDTIETALRTLNAKSIRHIPIVNHDNNVVGIISDRDVRDASPSILDERVSIDTLKQPIKLIMKQPVMTCHPLDFVEEIATLFFENKIGCLPVTKSGKLVGVISESTVLHTLVKLTGAYQPSSQIEIQVKNEPGILGKVVAIFSELHINIVSVLVYPAKDESAKVLVFRIQTMNPLRVIEELEQKGYRVLWPNIMGMQT, from the coding sequence ATGATTGTTGAAGAAATTATGAATCAAGATGTAATAGCGTTGCACCCAGATGACACGATTGAAACAGCACTGCGAACATTGAATGCGAAAAGCATTCGTCACATTCCCATTGTTAATCATGATAACAACGTAGTCGGTATTATTTCTGATCGGGATGTTCGCGATGCAAGCCCATCGATTCTTGACGAACGAGTTTCCATTGATACGCTCAAGCAACCGATTAAATTGATTATGAAACAACCGGTGATGACGTGTCATCCACTTGATTTTGTTGAAGAAATTGCTACTTTATTTTTCGAAAATAAAATTGGCTGCCTCCCTGTTACAAAATCCGGAAAGCTCGTTGGAGTCATATCAGAATCTACAGTCTTACATACACTCGTCAAACTTACAGGTGCCTATCAACCAAGTTCACAAATTGAAATTCAAGTAAAAAATGAACCTGGTATTCTCGGAAAAGTAGTCGCTATTTTTAGTGAGCTCCATATTAATATCGTGAGCGTTCTCGTCTATCCAGCAAAAGACGAGAGCGCTAAAGTACTCGTTTTCCGCATTCAAACGATGAATCCTCTAAGGGTAATTGAAGAGTTAGAACAAAAAGGCTACCGTGTATTATGGCCAAACATAATGGGGATGCAAACATGA
- a CDS encoding acetoin utilization protein AcuC, with product MKSAFIYSDDFRGYSFSPEHPFNQLRVTLTYDLLVKGGFIHPSQVIPPRMATDEEIAFIHTEEYIDAVKRAGEGKLEKSIAMSYGLGTEDTPMFPHMHEASALLVGGTLTAVDAILSGKAKHALNLGGGLHHGFRGKASGFCIYNDSSIAIKYMQKKYGLRVLYIDTDAHHGDGVQWSFYDDPNVCTISLHETGRYLFPGTGAVNERGQGVGYSYSFNVPLDAFTEDESFLQSYRTVVREVAAYFKPDIILTQNGADAHYYDPLTHLCSTIQIYREIPKLAREIANEYCGGRWIAVGGGGYDIWRVVPRAWALIWLEMNNISNISGYLPPEWIEAWKGQAPTELPLTWEDPNNMYNPIPRKPEIEEKNELTVAKSLEIIRNNTKKALY from the coding sequence ATGAAGAGCGCCTTCATTTATTCAGATGATTTTCGGGGCTATTCCTTTAGCCCTGAGCATCCTTTTAATCAACTTCGTGTAACACTCACCTATGACTTATTAGTAAAGGGCGGTTTCATTCATCCTTCCCAAGTCATTCCACCTCGAATGGCGACGGATGAAGAAATTGCTTTCATTCATACAGAGGAATACATAGATGCGGTAAAACGTGCTGGAGAAGGAAAATTAGAGAAGTCGATAGCAATGTCCTACGGGCTTGGAACAGAAGATACACCAATGTTCCCTCACATGCACGAAGCTAGCGCCCTGCTTGTTGGTGGAACATTAACCGCGGTCGATGCAATACTTTCAGGTAAAGCAAAACACGCTTTAAATTTAGGTGGTGGTTTACACCACGGTTTTCGCGGCAAAGCATCTGGCTTTTGCATATACAATGATAGTTCTATCGCAATTAAATATATGCAGAAAAAATACGGTCTTCGTGTTTTATATATTGATACAGATGCGCATCACGGTGATGGTGTACAATGGTCCTTTTATGACGATCCCAACGTTTGTACGATTTCACTACATGAAACAGGACGCTATTTATTCCCTGGAACAGGCGCCGTAAACGAACGTGGTCAAGGTGTTGGCTACAGTTACTCGTTTAACGTTCCACTAGATGCCTTTACAGAAGATGAATCCTTTTTACAATCCTATCGTACCGTTGTAAGAGAAGTAGCCGCTTACTTTAAACCAGATATTATTTTAACGCAAAACGGAGCAGATGCTCACTATTATGATCCTCTTACTCATCTTTGTTCAACTATACAAATTTATCGTGAGATTCCAAAGCTTGCACGCGAAATTGCCAATGAATACTGCGGCGGTCGCTGGATTGCCGTTGGCGGTGGTGGTTATGACATATGGCGCGTCGTCCCAAGAGCATGGGCACTCATTTGGCTAGAAATGAACAATATATCTAACATCTCAGGCTATCTCCCTCCAGAATGGATTGAAGCTTGGAAAGGACAAGCACCTACTGAACTTCCCCTTACATGGGAAGACCCAAACAACATGTATAATCCTATTCCACGAAAACCAGAAATCGAAGAAAAAAATGAATTAACGGTGGCAAAATCTCTCGAAATTATTCGGAATAATACGAAAAAGGCTTTGTATTAA